Below is a window of Halarcobacter anaerophilus DNA.
TTCTATCCTAGATATAAGTTTGAATCCTTATATGAAAAGATACGTTTTAAATCAAATGTAAGTCTCTCTTTCCAAAAATCTGAAATTGACAAAATAGAATTTGTAGAAAAAGAAGCTAATGTTTTTGTAGAAATAACACTTAATTTTTTGGGTATTTTTGGGAGTTCTTCTCCTCTGCCTTCGCATTATAGTGAGATGGTTTTAAATAGTATAGATGAAGATTTTGTATTGCATGATTTTTTAAATCTTTTTAATCATCATTTACAAAGATTTGTATATCCTATTTGGGAAAAACATAGATATTATATTCAATATAAAAAAGATTTAACCGACAGATTCTCAAAATATATACTCTCTTTCTTAGGCTTGCATTTTGAAAGTAATTCAAGTTCTAAATTAAATTTGCAAAAGCTGATTCCTTGTATAGGAATATTAAGCATGAAACATAAATCAGCAGGAACTTTGAAATCTATTTTAAGACATTACTTATCTCATGATGAAATAGAAATAATTCAATGTATTCCTGCAAAATATGATATTCCAAAATGGCAGCAATCATCTTTGGGAGAAAGTAATATTACTTTAGGAGGAGATTTCTTAATTGGAGAATCAATCATAAGTAAGAATCTTAAATTTAGAGTTTTATTAAAAAACGTTAAATCTCATGAGATTATAAAATATAGTATTTTAGGTGAAAAAATGAGTCAGATAAGCGACATCATATCTTTTTCTTTAAATGAACCTTTAGAATATGAAGTTTGCTTAGAAGTAAAAAAAGAAGAAAAAAATCCATTTATATTAAATAGTGAAGAAAAAAACTATTTAGGAATAAATTGCTGGATCGGAGATTCAGCATTTGATGAACAAATTATTATGGCATAAAAGGTAAATAATGAAATTAGAATTGAAGGAATTAATCAACTCTTTGGATATAAATACAAAAAAGTATTTAGAACAAGCTGCACAAAGATGTGTTCAAAGAGGTGGAAATGAAATAATTATTGAAGATGTACTTTACAATATGCTTGAAAATGAATCAAGTATTTTCCGGGCCGTTTTAGACCAATATAAAATTGATTCTCAAGAGATGTTTAATATAATTCAAGCAAGTACTAAGATATCAAACAGTGAAAGCGGAAATCCAATATTTTCCAATCTCTTGGTTCAATGGCTTGAAGATTCATATATTACTAGCAAAATTGAGCTTTCATTGGATGAAATAACAGAATCTTCTTTGATTTTATCTATGTTTAATAATGCAATAAAATATTCAAATACCTCATATTTCAGACTTTTAAAAAATATTGATTTTGAAGAGGTAAAGAGTTTAATAGTAGGTTTAAATGCAGAAGCGATAAACAGACTCTCTTCAAAAAGAAATGAAAATAGAGCTTTAGAAAAAACTTCAGAATTAGAGAAATATACGACGAATTTAACAACTTTGGCAAAAGAAGGAAAGATTGACCCTGTTTTATGCCGAGATGATGAGATAAAACAAGCAATTGATATTTTATTAAGAAGAAGAAAAAATAATCCTATTATGGTAGGTGAAGCCGGTGTAGGTAAAACAGCAGTTGTTGAAGGATTAGCTCTTAAAATAGTAGAAAAAGAGGTTCCCGATTATTTATATTCTGCTCAAATTTTATCTTTAGATATAGGTGCTTTACAAGCAGGAGCCAGTGTAAAAGGTGAATTTGAAAGAAGATTGCAAGCTGTTATCAAAGAGATACAAGCAAGTACACAGTTTATAATTTTATTTATTGATGAAGCGCATACTTTAATAGGAGCAGGGGGGAATGAAGGTGGTTCAGATGCTGCAAATTTGTTGAAACCTGCTCTAGCAAGAGGTGAGTTAAGAACAATTGCCGCAACAACTTGGCTTGAATATAGAAAATATTTTGAAAAAGATCCTGCTTTATCAAGAAGATTTCAGAAAATAAATCTTTTGGAACCTTCAATCGATGATTCTATAACTATTTTAAGAGGAATTGCAAATAAATACGAAGAGGTTCATGGAGTTTATATAGAAGACGAAGCATTAAGAGCTGCATCCATTCTTTCTGCAAGATATATAACAGGAAGACAACTTCCCGATAAAGCAATTGATGTTTTAGATACAGCTTGCGCAAATGTAAAAATAAGCAGAACAAATGTTCCCTATGAATTGCAAAAAATCAAAACTAAAATATTAGAAAAACAAAGAGAAGTTAAACATTTAAAAAGAGATAGTGAAAAATCAATTAAAGATTATTCTAAATTAGTAAATTTACTAGAGTTGGAAATAGAAGAGTTAGAGATGAAAAAGGGGATTATTGAAGAGAACTGGAAAAATCAAAAAAATCTTCTGGAAAATATAGAAAAGAGTCTTGATAAAAAAGAGCAGGAAAAATTACATGAAGAGTTAAAAGAGCTTCAAAAAGAGGGAAGTCTTATATATAAACATGTAACAAAAAATCAAGTTGCGGAAGTCATCTCTTCATGGACCGGAATTCCTCTTGGAAATATGGTTCAAGAACAGATTAAAACCGTTATGGAACTTGAAGAAAAAATGAAAGAGAGAATAATAGGACAAGACGAGGCTATTTCATATTTAAATACATTTCTACAAATTTCAGTATCAGGGTTAAAAAATGAAGATTCGCCAGCTGGAGTATTTCTTTTAGTAGGTCCAAGCGGTGTAGGGAAAACAGAAACGGCAAGAGCCATAGCCGATCTGATGTATGGAGGAGAGAGATTTATAACAACTATAAATATGACGGAATTTCAAGAAAAACATACCGTTTCAAGATTAATCGGATCTCCTCCCGGATATGTAGGATACGGTGAAGGAGGGCAATTAACCGATCCTGTTAGAGTAAAACCATATTCTGTTGTTTTATTGGATGAAATAGAAAAAGCACATCCTGATATATTAAATCTTTTTTATCAGATTTTTGATAAAGGAGTTGCAAATGACGGAGAAGGAAGAATAATTGATTTTAAAAATACGATAATTATTATGACTTCAAATTTAGCAACACAAGAGATAACAAAACTTTGTATGAATAATGAGAACATAACTATGGATGAGGTATCAAAAGAGATAACACCGATTTTATCTTCTTATTTACAACCTGCACTATTAGGAAGAATGAATACTATCCCGTATTTTAATTTAAAAGATGAATCTTTAAAAGATATAACTAAATTAAAATTAAAAACGATAGAAAAACAGTTAAAGAAAAAAGAGATAAACTTTGAGATAGATAATAGATTTTTAGATTATGTAGTCTCTTTAAGTAATACTGTAGACACGGGAGCCAGAAATATTGATTTAATAATTAATACAAATTTGATGCCTAAACTCTCTAAATATATTTTAAAAGCAAGTTTAGATAACGAAAAGATTTCATCGTTATTAGTATCAATAAATGAAAATAATGAAATTTTAATTGAACATGAATAAGGATTAAAAATGAAAAAATTTTTACTATTTTTAACTATACCTCTTATTACTATAACTTTTAATGCTTGTGTTAGTTTTCAAGAAGAGTATAAACCTTTATATCAAGTAAAACCTGAAATAGAGCCTGTAGAGAGAACAAAATAGATGAAATTGATATTTGACATTATAAAAAATGGAAGAGATTTCCCCAAAAAAAGAAATTTTCATTTCAATATGGCTAATGGAATTATAGGAAGATCGGAAGATTGTGATTTTTATTTAGTGGATTCTCAAAATTATATATCAAATCAACATGCAGTTATCGAATACAAACATGGAATATATTTTATAAAAGATATAAGTACAAACGGAACTTTTTTAAAATCTCCTTATAAAAGATTACCTAAAAATATGTCGATTAAAATCAATTCAACAGATATTTTTATTATTGGTGATTATGAAATACAAGCAAGATTTATAGATGATGATTATAGTCAAGACGATATTGTAAGTTATAAATCTCAATTAGAATATTCAAATGTCGAATCTTCTATTAGAGTGCCAAAACAGGTAATCCCCGATGATGATTTTTTCTTAGAAGATAGTTCAATTATGAATAACTCTTTTGTCCCTCAAGAAGATGAAAATTACGACACCAATATTATGAATGTTTTTGAAAAAGAAGAAGAGGAACAATTTGATGATCTGTATGATTTTGAAAAAGAACCTTTTTTTGAAAATGGTGAAGATATTGGTTCAGTATCCAATCAATTAACGCAAGAACATATAAATATTCCTAAATTTGAAAGAGAGCAGAGTGAAATAACTTTTGATGTTAAAAAAAACAAAGAGAGTGAAGTTTTAATAACACAAGAAGAGACAAGCAAAAAAGAAAAAAATTTGCAAATTTATTCTAATCAAGAAGATGAAGCTCTTTTGATTCTTGAAAAAAAATTGGGAATAAGTTTAAAATCTCTAAGTAAAGAAGAAAAAAAAGCCAAACTTGAAGAGATAGCTCAAATTGTAATTAATTCTTTAGACGGTTTAAAAAATTCATTAGAGGTGAAAGATAAAATTAAAAAAGATTTATCAATTGATAATGTGGGTATCAAAAAAGATGATAATCCTGTAAAAATGGGACAATATGCACTGAATCTTCTCAATGATAGATTAGATAAAAACAGTTTAAAACTTTCAGAAGCAATTAAAAAATCTTTTAATGAATTAAATATTCATAATATTGCGCTACACAGATCGAGTAAAAATTTAATAAATATAGCTGCAACTAAATTTTCACCAAAAAGTTTGGAATTATATTTTGAATCAAACGGTGAAATAAACTCATTAATGCCTAAAAAGTATCAGATGTGGGATGCCTATGTAAAAATGTTTAAAAAGATAAATGAAGACCAGGATTTTGGAATAAATTTTATTGCAAAAGATTTTTCAAAAGAATACAACAATATATGTTACACAATAAAATTGACATCAATATAAAAGGAAAAAAATGAAATATTTATATAGATTGCTAGTAGCACTATTCATAATGTTTAGTTTTAATGCGTGTTCTACAAAACCGACACATATTGAACTTGTTATTAATTCTTCAAATGATTTAAATCCGGATATTAATAAAGTTTCATCTCCTTTGATGCTCTCTTTTTATGAGTTAGAGTCTGCTGAAAATTTTATGAAATATGATTATTGGACGCTAGTGGAAGATTCGGGAAAAAATTTGAATAGAGATCTTATTTCTCAAACAAAACATATAATAGTTCCAAATCAACAGCAAACATATAAAATCAGATTTGACAAAGATGCGAGATTTTTAGGAGTAGTTGCAAACTTTAGAGAGATTCAAAATGATTCTAGCTGGAAACAGGTAATTAATTTGGATGAAGATGGATATAACTTTAGTGAATTGAAGTTAGAAAAATTTAGTATTGAAAGAGTGGAATAATGCAAAATAAAGTAGTTTGGAGAGAAGGGTTATTTATCAGACCCCAACATTTTCAACAAAATGACAGATATATAAATTATGAATTGATGACGCGTACAATGAATTCAAGACCGAATAACTGGGGCTTATTTGATTTAATTGTAGATGAAAACTTATTAAATACAGGAAAACTATCAATTAAAAAAGCATCGGGAATATTGCCTGATGGAACACTGTTTGATATAAAATCAAAAGAACAATCTTTAACTTTGGATATAAAAAGCTCAGATTCCAATAAATTGATATATCTTGCAATCCCTTCAATTATACAAGATAGTGATGAGGTTCATTTTGCAGAACAGAAAAATTTACTTACTAGATATAGTGCACAAGTTATTGAAAATGTGCCGAATATAAACTCAGGAGAGTCAAGTATTAGTGATATACTTGTTGCACAACAAAATTTTAAACTTATAACAGAAGACGGGATAAATGATAATTATATAAAAATTGAAATCGCAAAAATAGGAAATATATTGCCAAGCGGAGCTGTCTCTTTTGATGAAACATTTTCTCCTACTTTTCTTCACTTCAACAATTCAAAAAAACTTGTATCAAAAATGAAAGAACTGCTAAGTATGATAACTTATAGAGCAGAAAGATTAGCCGATAATTTAAGTGATTCTTCATTGCAATCGACAGAATTGGGAAATTATTTAATACTTCAACTTCTAAATAGATTTGAAGCAAGATTTAACTATTTTTTGACTCAAGATAGAGTCCATCCCGATTTACTCTTTTTGGAATTGGTATCTTTAAGTAATGAATTAGCTATTTTTATGAAAAAAGAAAAAAGAATTCTTTCTCAAGTTGTTTATAATCATTCTGAACAGTATTCAAGTTTTGAAAGAGTTTTAGATGAATTAAAATCTATGTTAAGTATGGTATTAGAACAAAATAGTATATCCTTGCCTGTTGAAAAAAGAAAATACGGTATTTATATAGCTGTTATAAAAGATAAAAATATTATCAAAAATTCTACATTTATTTTTTCTGTTTCAGCAGATATTTCAACTAAAAAAATCAAAGAAACACTTCTTTCAAGTTTAAAATTAGGAACAATTGAAACAATAAAAAAACTTGTTAATTTCCATCTTGTAGGTTTCAAAATCAGAGCACTTTCCACTCCTCCCAAAGAGATACCTTTTAAAGTAAATCATCTGTATTTCAGTATTGAATTAAGTGAAGAGAATAAAAAAGAGTTATTAAAATCATCAGGTTTTGCATTTTATTTATCTAGTGAAATTGCAAATATTCAATATGCAATCTGGGCAATAAAAAATAATTAGAAAGAGAATTGATTAATGGGTAATAAAACTATTTTAATCTCAAATGACAATAGAAGTAATACTTTGACGAATTTTGACAAAGTAGATATGACGCCTTATGATAATTTTCGAAAACAAAGCAGTACATTTAGAAGAAATAATTTAAAAACAAAAGCAAATGAATATGAAATAAGTTTTAATCCTTTTATCAATGCTGCTTCACCTCTAATAAAATATGTATTAGAAGTTTGCGAAAATAGCAATGATGAAGCACAAATGGATGATATTAGACAAAACTGCATCTCAAAAATTAATTTATACGGTGAAACAGCCTTAAACTACGGTATTGACAATACTGAAGTATTAGTTACCAGATATATTTTATGTACTTTTGTTGATGAGCTTATGAATATGAATTTTTCATCGGGAAATAAAAGCTGGTCAAGCAATAGTTTACTAAATATTTTTCATAGAGAAACTTATGGAGGGGAGAACTTTTTTCATTTATTAGATAAATTTTTAAAGACTTCAGCAAAATATATTCATATATTAGAGTTGATGTATATTTGCATGGCTCTTGGTTTTGAAGGAAAATATAGAGTAATAGATAGAGGAGAGGTTGAGCTTAATAATATAAAAGATAGTTTATTTAGACAAATAAAAATTGTAAAAGGAAGAGACCCTTACACTTTTTATACTTCGCAAGAACCGTCAAAAGATAAATATAGACTTTTTAATAAAATACCTTATTCTCTTCTTTTCTTAGGAATATTTCTTTTCTTAGCCATTATTTATTCAATTTTAACTTTAACCTTAAGTAGTCAAAATAGTGATTTTATGGATGTAGTCAACAATAAAAAAGTTGTAGTAGATAATTTAAAAGGAATAGAATAGATGAAAAAAAGCATATTTAAGACAGTCTCTTTTTGGATTATTTTTATATCCTTTATAGTCTCTTTATTTATAATTTTTGCTTCTGCTTATCTTTTTGATTCTTTCAAAGATTTAAATTTTAGATTATTAGTTGCCTTTTGCATCTTTTTTAGTAGTATTATAGTTGTTTTATTAACTATATTGTTAAAAAAAGAGGAAACACAGGAGAAGATAAAAGAGAAAAAAGAACAGCTTGAATTAGAAAAAGAGTATAAAAAAGTTATAGCTGAAAAAGTTAAAGATTTAAAAAAGAAATTTCATGAAGCAATAAAGATTATTAGAAAATCTTCTTTATATAAAAACAAAAGAAAAGCAAAATATGAGCTTCCTTGGTATTTAATTGTAGGAAATAATAGCGAAGGGAAAACCACGCTTTTAGAATCATCCGGATTAAGTTTTCCTTTAAATGTTGATTACAATAATAAAAAAGTAATAGAAGAGAGCAGTACAAACGCTTTTCAATGGTATTTTGCCGAACATTCGATTTTTATAGATATGCCGGGAAATTATATTGAGCAAAAACAGAATCCCGAAGATCCCATCGTTTGGAAAGAATTTTTAAAAATTTTTACGAAAAAAAGATGGCGAAGACCTATAAACGGGATTATTTTATCTATTAGCGTAGATACAATTTTAGAAAAATCAGAATTAGAATTAGAACAATATGCAAAAGATTTACGAGATAGATTTGATGAACTTTCAAAAGCTTTTATGTCAAGTATTCCTATTTATCTTATAGTTACAAAAAGTGATAGAATTGAGGGCTTCAATGAATATTTTTCATCTTTAACGGAAGATGAAAAAAATGAAATTTTAGGTATTACTTTTGATAGTGAAAATAAAAATATAGATACTTCCGTTATAAAACCTCAGTTGGAAGATTTGTTAAAAAGATTAAACAGTTCTGTTCTTGATAAAATTCATTATGAATGGGAACCTTCAAATAAAGGTAGAATCTTCTCTTTTTGTGATAACTTTTCAAATTTTTTTGAAAAAGCAAATCTTTTTATTGAGATGTGTTTTTCCCAAACAAGATATAGAAAACCTTTATTGCTAAGAGGAATATATTTTACAAGCGTTCCGGGGAAAAGTAATTCTCAAGCTTTAACGACTAAAAACGGATTGGATTATTCAAGGAGTAATACTAAAGGTTTATTTATAAAAAAACTTCTAAATGATATTATTTTTCCTGAATCGGAAATTATCAAAATGGATGATAATTATAAAAAAAAGATAAAAAGAAATCAATATATAACTTATGGATTATCTTTACTTTTTATTGTCTTTTTTAGTTTTTTTATTCTAAAAGATTTTATTACACATAATAATCTATTAACAAAATTGGAAAAAA
It encodes the following:
- the tagH gene encoding type VI secretion system-associated FHA domain protein TagH, which codes for MKLIFDIIKNGRDFPKKRNFHFNMANGIIGRSEDCDFYLVDSQNYISNQHAVIEYKHGIYFIKDISTNGTFLKSPYKRLPKNMSIKINSTDIFIIGDYEIQARFIDDDYSQDDIVSYKSQLEYSNVESSIRVPKQVIPDDDFFLEDSSIMNNSFVPQEDENYDTNIMNVFEKEEEEQFDDLYDFEKEPFFENGEDIGSVSNQLTQEHINIPKFEREQSEITFDVKKNKESEVLITQEETSKKEKNLQIYSNQEDEALLILEKKLGISLKSLSKEEKKAKLEEIAQIVINSLDGLKNSLEVKDKIKKDLSIDNVGIKKDDNPVKMGQYALNLLNDRLDKNSLKLSEAIKKSFNELNIHNIALHRSSKNLINIAATKFSPKSLELYFESNGEINSLMPKKYQMWDAYVKMFKKINEDQDFGINFIAKDFSKEYNNICYTIKLTSI
- the tssJ gene encoding type VI secretion system lipoprotein TssJ codes for the protein MKYLYRLLVALFIMFSFNACSTKPTHIELVINSSNDLNPDINKVSSPLMLSFYELESAENFMKYDYWTLVEDSGKNLNRDLISQTKHIIVPNQQQTYKIRFDKDARFLGVVANFREIQNDSSWKQVINLDEDGYNFSELKLEKFSIERVE
- the icmH gene encoding type IVB secretion system protein IcmH/DotU, which codes for MGNKTILISNDNRSNTLTNFDKVDMTPYDNFRKQSSTFRRNNLKTKANEYEISFNPFINAASPLIKYVLEVCENSNDEAQMDDIRQNCISKINLYGETALNYGIDNTEVLVTRYILCTFVDELMNMNFSSGNKSWSSNSLLNIFHRETYGGENFFHLLDKFLKTSAKYIHILELMYICMALGFEGKYRVIDRGEVELNNIKDSLFRQIKIVKGRDPYTFYTSQEPSKDKYRLFNKIPYSLLFLGIFLFLAIIYSILTLTLSSQNSDFMDVVNNKKVVVDNLKGIE
- the tssK gene encoding type VI secretion system baseplate subunit TssK; the protein is MQNKVVWREGLFIRPQHFQQNDRYINYELMTRTMNSRPNNWGLFDLIVDENLLNTGKLSIKKASGILPDGTLFDIKSKEQSLTLDIKSSDSNKLIYLAIPSIIQDSDEVHFAEQKNLLTRYSAQVIENVPNINSGESSISDILVAQQNFKLITEDGINDNYIKIEIAKIGNILPSGAVSFDETFSPTFLHFNNSKKLVSKMKELLSMITYRAERLADNLSDSSLQSTELGNYLILQLLNRFEARFNYFLTQDRVHPDLLFLELVSLSNELAIFMKKEKRILSQVVYNHSEQYSSFERVLDELKSMLSMVLEQNSISLPVEKRKYGIYIAVIKDKNIIKNSTFIFSVSADISTKKIKETLLSSLKLGTIETIKKLVNFHLVGFKIRALSTPPKEIPFKVNHLYFSIELSEENKKELLKSSGFAFYLSSEIANIQYAIWAIKNN
- the tssH gene encoding type VI secretion system ATPase TssH, with protein sequence MKLELKELINSLDINTKKYLEQAAQRCVQRGGNEIIIEDVLYNMLENESSIFRAVLDQYKIDSQEMFNIIQASTKISNSESGNPIFSNLLVQWLEDSYITSKIELSLDEITESSLILSMFNNAIKYSNTSYFRLLKNIDFEEVKSLIVGLNAEAINRLSSKRNENRALEKTSELEKYTTNLTTLAKEGKIDPVLCRDDEIKQAIDILLRRRKNNPIMVGEAGVGKTAVVEGLALKIVEKEVPDYLYSAQILSLDIGALQAGASVKGEFERRLQAVIKEIQASTQFIILFIDEAHTLIGAGGNEGGSDAANLLKPALARGELRTIAATTWLEYRKYFEKDPALSRRFQKINLLEPSIDDSITILRGIANKYEEVHGVYIEDEALRAASILSARYITGRQLPDKAIDVLDTACANVKISRTNVPYELQKIKTKILEKQREVKHLKRDSEKSIKDYSKLVNLLELEIEELEMKKGIIEENWKNQKNLLENIEKSLDKKEQEKLHEELKELQKEGSLIYKHVTKNQVAEVISSWTGIPLGNMVQEQIKTVMELEEKMKERIIGQDEAISYLNTFLQISVSGLKNEDSPAGVFLLVGPSGVGKTETARAIADLMYGGERFITTINMTEFQEKHTVSRLIGSPPGYVGYGEGGQLTDPVRVKPYSVVLLDEIEKAHPDILNLFYQIFDKGVANDGEGRIIDFKNTIIIMTSNLATQEITKLCMNNENITMDEVSKEITPILSSYLQPALLGRMNTIPYFNLKDESLKDITKLKLKTIEKQLKKKEINFEIDNRFLDYVVSLSNTVDTGARNIDLIINTNLMPKLSKYILKASLDNEKISSLLVSINENNEILIEHE
- the tssG gene encoding type VI secretion system baseplate subunit TssG, with product METKNLMQLDIINKELNDSIKKTTLPQAIRITCINLKKFYPRYKFESLYEKIRFKSNVSLSFQKSEIDKIEFVEKEANVFVEITLNFLGIFGSSSPLPSHYSEMVLNSIDEDFVLHDFLNLFNHHLQRFVYPIWEKHRYYIQYKKDLTDRFSKYILSFLGLHFESNSSSKLNLQKLIPCIGILSMKHKSAGTLKSILRHYLSHDEIEIIQCIPAKYDIPKWQQSSLGESNITLGGDFLIGESIISKNLKFRVLLKNVKSHEIIKYSILGEKMSQISDIISFSLNEPLEYEVCLEVKKEEKNPFILNSEEKNYLGINCWIGDSAFDEQIIMA